In the Syntrophus gentianae genome, ACGCCGTTGTGGATCACTATTTCCTTCTTCTCGAAAATCTTGAGGAAAGAATCGAAGGGATGGAAGAGGACCTGGTTAAAGCCCCCTCGGCCGGATTTCTCAACACCCTCCAGGGATTAAAAAAGAAGATGATTCTGCTGCGAAAATCCCTCTGGCCACTCCGGGAGATGATCACCAGCCTGGAGCGCTCCGAATCCCCGCTGATCAACAAGTCAACTCTGCTCTATGTCCGGGACATTTATGATCACACCATCCATATCATCGATACCCTGGAAACCTTCCGGGACATGCTGTCCGGCATGCTGGACATTTATCTCTCCACCATCAGCAACCGGATGAACGAGGTCATGAAAGTCCTGACCGTCATTGCGACGCTCTTTATGCCTCTGACCTTCGTTGCCGGAATTTACGGGATGAACTTCAAATACATGCCCGAACTGGAGTGGCGTTGGGGTTACGCCATGGCGTGGGTTCTTATGCTGGCCATTGCGGGAGGGATGCTGCTGTACTTCCGCAAAAAGAATTGGTGGTAAAGAAATAAGCAGGGACGTTGTCCGGAGAAAAAGAGCTCCCCCGGCCCAGGACGGGGGATTATCGAGGCGAAGTCAATCCGGCATCAGGATTCAAAAACCATCTTCTGGACTTGAAGTCCCTGGATCGCCCTCAGATTCCCTTCGAGATCTCCACAGGCCTTTTCTTCCCCGAAAAGTTCCAGGATAAGCAGTCCGGAGGTCGAACACATATTTTCGTCCACTTCATGGAGACCGAGTCTTGTCTTGATGCTGCAGCCATATTCGGTGAGCACCTTCTGAACCTGCTGGGCGTTCTCAACACGATTTGTAACGAGAATTCCGATTACCGTTCTTGTTGCCATGATAACCTCCTTCAGTAAAATATTTACACCTTTCCGGCGCTTATGAATTTAGGGAATATAGCCAAGCAGGGCCTTGGGCTCAAGGAATGCCTCGAAGCCGAAGTCGCCACATTCACGGCCGTTTCCTGACCGCTTGAAACCGCCGAAGGGCGCCGTCAGATCAATCAGATCCAGCCCTGAGCCGTTCAGGTTGATCTGGCCGGCTGGAATGCGGTCGGCAAGGGCGCGCAGTTCTTCGATGTCCCCTCCCTGGAGATAGGCGGCAAGACCGTATTCCGTGTCATTGGCCAGTTCGACAGCCTGCTCGATCGTGTCGTACCCCTGAATGACCAGAACCGGCCCGAAAATCTCCTCACGCACGATGGTCATCTCCGGTGCGGTGTCGGCAAAAACGGTCGGCTTCACAAAGTAACCCCTGTCGAAGCCTTCGGCCCGTCCAGGACCGCCAACCACGACAGTCGCCCCTTCGGCAATGCCTTTCTCGATATACGCCTGGATCCGGTCATACTGATTTCTGTTGACCACCGGCCCCATGAAGGCCCTGCTGTCCGGAAGACCGGGCTGAAGCTTACCCACCGCCTCCCGGGCGGCCGCTTTCACCTCTTCCAGGCGGTCATTCGGCACGATCATGCGCGATGGGGCACAGCAGGTCTGGCCGGCATTGAACATCAGCCCTTTCACGCCGCGCTCGACCGCACCGGGAAAGTCCGCTGACGGCAGGAGGATATTCGGACTCTTGCCGCCGAGTTCCTGATGCACCCGCTTGACTGTTGCGGCCGCATTGCGCGCCACGTCGATGCCGGCCCGGGTCGATCCGGTGATGGATATCATGTCTATGCCGGGATGACTGGAGAGAGCCGTTCCAACCGTCGGACCATCGCCGTAAATCATGTTGAACACTCCTGGGGGAGCCCCTGCATCGTGCAGCAGTTCGGCGATAATCTGTGCGGAGAAGGGTGAATATTCCGACGGCTTCAATATGACGGCACAGCCCGTGGCCAGGGCCGACAGCACTTTTGTCAAAACCGTTACAGCCGGCCAGTTCCACGGGGTGATCAGACCGCAGACCCCGATCGGA is a window encoding:
- the corA gene encoding magnesium/cobalt transporter CorA, which produces MPRTKKTRSAKVGLPPGSLVHVGEKLSEKSKISLIHYDELSLQEMEIQQISGCASFLKKTGVNWISFQGLPEIPVLEELGLSFGLHPLTLEDILNTDQRPKMEDYGDYLYIVLRMFHPESPDRGELKSEQISILFGANFVLSFEEKDTGTFETIRERIRNTKGRLRKSGPDSLAHALMDAVVDHYFLLLENLEERIEGMEEDLVKAPSAGFLNTLQGLKKKMILLRKSLWPLREMITSLERSESPLINKSTLLYVRDIYDHTIHIIDTLETFRDMLSGMLDIYLSTISNRMNEVMKVLTVIATLFMPLTFVAGIYGMNFKYMPELEWRWGYAMAWVLMLAIAGGMLLYFRKKNWW
- a CDS encoding aldehyde dehydrogenase family protein; protein product: MRNHRTFYIGGQWVEPSGNRTFDVINPATEELAGRICLGGKEDVDRAVLAARKAFQSFSRTSREERMALLERIAAGIQQRCDELSVAITEEMGAPEWVSRRAHVTGALHHARVALETLKTFEFDKLRGNTLVRLSPIGVCGLITPWNWPAVTVLTKVLSALATGCAVILKPSEYSPFSAQIIAELLHDAGAPPGVFNMIYGDGPTVGTALSSHPGIDMISITGSTRAGIDVARNAAATVKRVHQELGGKSPNILLPSADFPGAVERGVKGLMFNAGQTCCAPSRMIVPNDRLEEVKAAAREAVGKLQPGLPDSRAFMGPVVNRNQYDRIQAYIEKGIAEGATVVVGGPGRAEGFDRGYFVKPTVFADTAPEMTIVREEIFGPVLVIQGYDTIEQAVELANDTEYGLAAYLQGGDIEELRALADRIPAGQINLNGSGLDLIDLTAPFGGFKRSGNGRECGDFGFEAFLEPKALLGYIP